From the Polyangiaceae bacterium genome, one window contains:
- a CDS encoding aldehyde dehydrogenase family protein — translation MENKKDELSGGIGEIDRGRLFQELGLGAENFGAFHGEWLGSGELLDVTTPIDGSVIARVKQCTEAEYDQVIARAHAAFQTWRLTPAPKRGEVVRQLAQALRDHKRALGALVALENGKIRAEGEGEVQEMIDICDFAVGLSRQLYGLTMHSERPGHRMYEQWHPLGVVGVISAFNFPVAVWSWNAALAWVCGDAVVWKPSSKTPLTAIACAKIAARVFQQAGFDPALSSLVIGRGSTVGERMLHDKRVPLISATGSCRMGYRVGRTVGERLGRTILELGGNNAIVVTENADLDMSVRAILFGAVGTAGQRCTSTRRIICHEKVFDTLRSRLVKAYEQVKIGDPLADGTLMGPLIDTGAVDDMMRAIAQVKEQGGTILCGGEKLSGDKYPGGCYVTPCIAEVKNEYPIVQDETFAPLLYLIRYKDLDEAIALHNGVPQGLSSSIFTTNLLEAERFLSHVGSDCGIANVNIGTSGAEIGGAFGGEKETGGGRESGSDAWRAYMRRQTNTINFSHELPLAQGIEFG, via the coding sequence ATGGAGAACAAGAAGGACGAGCTGTCGGGTGGCATTGGCGAGATCGACCGCGGGCGGCTGTTCCAAGAGCTCGGACTGGGTGCCGAGAACTTCGGTGCCTTTCACGGCGAGTGGTTGGGCTCTGGCGAGCTTCTCGACGTCACCACGCCGATCGATGGCAGCGTCATCGCACGGGTCAAGCAGTGCACCGAGGCCGAGTACGACCAGGTCATCGCGCGCGCTCACGCTGCGTTCCAGACTTGGCGCCTCACCCCGGCGCCCAAGCGCGGTGAGGTCGTGCGTCAGTTGGCCCAGGCGCTGCGTGACCACAAACGCGCGCTCGGCGCGCTGGTCGCACTCGAGAACGGAAAGATCCGCGCCGAGGGCGAGGGCGAGGTCCAGGAGATGATCGACATCTGCGACTTCGCCGTGGGCCTCAGCCGACAGCTCTACGGCCTCACCATGCACTCCGAGCGTCCCGGCCACCGCATGTACGAGCAGTGGCACCCCCTAGGCGTGGTCGGCGTGATCAGCGCTTTCAACTTCCCCGTCGCCGTGTGGTCCTGGAACGCCGCGCTAGCGTGGGTGTGCGGTGACGCAGTCGTGTGGAAGCCCTCGAGCAAGACGCCGCTCACGGCCATCGCGTGCGCCAAGATCGCCGCTCGCGTGTTCCAGCAGGCCGGCTTCGACCCGGCCTTGTCCTCGCTGGTGATCGGCCGCGGCTCGACCGTGGGCGAACGCATGCTGCACGACAAGCGAGTGCCCTTGATCAGCGCGACGGGATCTTGCCGCATGGGCTACCGCGTCGGCCGAACCGTCGGTGAGCGCCTGGGCCGCACCATCCTGGAGCTCGGCGGCAACAACGCCATCGTGGTGACCGAGAACGCCGATCTGGACATGTCCGTGCGCGCCATCCTGTTCGGAGCCGTCGGCACCGCGGGTCAGCGCTGCACCTCCACGCGCCGCATCATCTGCCACGAGAAGGTGTTCGACACGCTGCGCTCACGCCTGGTGAAGGCCTACGAGCAGGTCAAGATCGGCGACCCCCTGGCCGATGGCACCCTGATGGGACCGCTGATCGACACGGGCGCCGTGGACGACATGATGCGTGCCATCGCGCAGGTCAAAGAGCAGGGCGGCACCATCTTGTGCGGAGGCGAGAAGCTCAGCGGCGACAAGTACCCCGGTGGTTGCTACGTCACGCCTTGCATCGCCGAGGTGAAGAACGAGTACCCCATCGTGCAAGACGAGACCTTCGCGCCCCTGCTGTACTTGATTCGCTACAAGGATCTCGACGAAGCCATCGCGCTGCACAACGGCGTGCCCCAGGGTCTCTCCAGCTCCATCTTCACCACCAACCTGCTCGAAGCCGAGCGCTTCCTCAGCCACGTGGGCAGCGACTGCGGCATTGCCAACGTCAACATCGGCACCAGCGGCGCCGAAATCGGCGGCGCCTTCGGCGGCGAGAAAGAAACCGGCGGCGGTCGCGAGAGCGGCTCCGACGCCTGGCGCGCCTACATGCGCCGGCAGACGAACACCATCAACTTCAGCCACGAACTACCCTTGGCCCAGGGCATCGAGTTCGGCTGA
- a CDS encoding cupin domain-containing protein: MSNPRKPVALLATEVAPRTKPSNYPEPFASRMRKREKRQLGDVFGLRNFGVNLTRLAPGGESALRHTHLTQDEFIYILEGEPTLVTDAGKTKLSPGMCAGFVAGSGDAHHLVNETDADVVYVEIGDRSPGDGAEYPDDDLKAEYVDGGWRFTHKDGTPY; encoded by the coding sequence ATGTCGAACCCTCGCAAACCCGTTGCGCTGCTAGCCACGGAGGTGGCGCCGCGGACCAAGCCCTCGAACTACCCTGAGCCCTTCGCGTCGCGGATGCGCAAACGCGAAAAGCGCCAGTTGGGCGACGTCTTCGGCCTGCGCAACTTTGGTGTGAACCTCACGCGACTCGCGCCGGGGGGCGAATCTGCCCTTCGCCACACGCACCTGACTCAGGACGAGTTCATCTACATACTCGAGGGCGAGCCGACGCTGGTCACGGACGCGGGCAAGACCAAGCTCAGTCCCGGCATGTGCGCGGGCTTCGTCGCTGGCTCGGGCGACGCACACCACCTCGTCAACGAGACCGACGCAGATGTCGTCTATGTCGAGATTGGCGATCGCTCCCCCGGCGATGGCGCCGAGTATCCCGACGACGATCTGAAGGCCGAGTACGTGGACGGTGGTTGGCGCTTCACGCACAAGGACGGCACGCCGTACTGA
- the rsgA gene encoding ribosome small subunit-dependent GTPase A — MDFPTSLAPLGWSDFFSSQIDPASPVGAPARVIAAHSESFEIAGEHGAGIAVPSGRLRSSTDSWPAVGDWVIVEPPPADGPTRILQVLERRTTLARQAPGRRTERQVIAANVDYAFVVTSFGADFSLGRLERYLAAIRAGGAAPVIVLSKLDLCAAPQGVISEAHSVAGDAPVIVTSSKTRFGFDELSAFDVPGSTLVCIGSSGVGKSSLLNGLLGAGVQSVLPVRESDGTGRHSTTARRMFCLPGGGLVIDTPGLRELALWATDADHELSTFADIQELAAQCAFSDCAHHDEPRCAVRAAVDSGELDERRLTSFHKLARELAYQASRQDANLERERRHRWRAIHKRNRQRKRILGR; from the coding sequence ATGGATTTTCCCACTTCGCTAGCCCCCTTGGGCTGGTCTGACTTCTTTTCCTCACAAATCGATCCCGCGTCGCCCGTTGGTGCGCCGGCTCGTGTCATCGCCGCTCACTCCGAGTCCTTCGAGATCGCCGGCGAGCACGGCGCAGGCATCGCTGTGCCCAGCGGACGCTTGCGTTCCAGCACCGATAGTTGGCCCGCCGTTGGCGACTGGGTCATCGTCGAGCCGCCGCCAGCAGACGGCCCGACTCGCATCCTGCAAGTACTCGAACGCCGAACGACCCTCGCGCGACAAGCACCGGGCCGCCGCACCGAGCGCCAGGTGATCGCCGCCAACGTGGACTACGCCTTCGTCGTGACTTCTTTCGGCGCGGACTTCAGCCTGGGCCGCCTGGAGCGCTACCTCGCTGCCATTCGCGCCGGCGGCGCGGCGCCCGTCATCGTGCTGTCCAAGCTGGATCTGTGCGCGGCGCCCCAAGGCGTCATCTCTGAGGCGCACTCCGTGGCTGGCGACGCTCCGGTGATCGTCACGTCATCGAAGACGCGCTTCGGCTTCGACGAACTATCCGCCTTCGACGTGCCCGGCAGCACCTTGGTGTGCATCGGCTCATCGGGCGTCGGCAAGTCCAGCTTGCTCAACGGCTTGCTGGGAGCGGGCGTGCAGAGCGTGCTTCCCGTGCGCGAAAGCGACGGAACGGGGCGCCACTCCACCACCGCTCGCCGCATGTTTTGCCTGCCTGGGGGCGGCCTGGTGATCGATACACCGGGGCTGCGAGAGCTCGCGCTGTGGGCCACGGACGCGGATCACGAGCTGTCGACCTTCGCCGACATCCAAGAGCTCGCCGCTCAGTGCGCCTTCAGCGACTGCGCCCACCACGACGAACCGCGCTGCGCAGTGCGCGCCGCCGTGGATAGCGGTGAGCTCGACGAACGCAGGCTCACGAGCTTCCACAAGCTCGCGCGCGAACTCGCCTATCAGGCGTCACGCCAGGACGCGAACCTCGAGCGCGAACGCAGGCATCGCTGGCGCGCCATCCACAAACGCAATCGCCAACGCAAGCGCATCCTCGGCCGCTGA